The following are encoded together in the Bombus affinis isolate iyBomAffi1 chromosome 6, iyBomAffi1.2, whole genome shotgun sequence genome:
- the LOC126917766 gene encoding UPF0602 protein C4orf47-like, whose protein sequence is MEKRRYILEPLGKRFGKTDLDRIGYFHDPSPAPFDKHQGIPVKFREGIEKGPQMLAGPPTDLFEEKFVRIFDGEALHEPWRIEAKEQLERDKAKIGGILLPPSPAKKHSTPGDYHGCFEKVTYFRTAPEERKKGGRRPELPNVKIKPNPLGGPGYANICLNPFPSYSYDPYDPPQERVVQPGRFLNASAPLDHFPPNPYQDKDFGPTYVRPVDRAPKIIGPGILYVPFPKKPGGNHSGCFHKFPSYSSEPYDKAVKETRKPVSMFVSGGPSRRTKYTASIIDQVTRTSCNATNYMDYKPQVYPLNK, encoded by the exons ATGGAGAAAAGGAGATACATATTGGAACCTTTGGGCAAACGATTTGGAAAAACGGATCTCGATAGAATAG GGTATTTCCACGATCCATCGCCGGCACCCTTCGACAAGCACCAGGGAATTCCTGTGAAATTTCGCGAAGGTATTGAAAAAGGACCTCAAATGCTGGCGGGGCCACCGACTGATCTATTTGAGGAGAAATTCGTGCGAATTTTTGATGGAGAGGCATTGCACGAGCCATGGCGCATCGAAGCGAAAGAACAG TTGGAACGTGATAAGGCAAAAATCGGAGGGATTCTATTGCCACCCTCTCCTGCCAAGAAACATTCCACGCCTGGCGATTATCATGGATGTTTCGAGAAAGTAACTTACTTCAGAACTGCGCCAGAAGAACGTAAAAAGGGAGGACGGAGGCCCGAACTGCCGAACGTGAAGATTAAACCCAATCCTCTCGGTGGTCCAGGATACGCCAACATTTGTTTGAATCCCTTTCCATCGTATTCCTACGATCCTTATGACCCGCCGCAAGAACGCGTAG TGCAACCGGGTCGATTTCTGAATGCCAGCGCGCCACTGGATCATTTTCCGCCGAATCCTTACCAGGACAAAGATTTTGGACCTACTTACGTACGACCGGTTGATCGCGCGCCTAAGATAATAGGCCCTGGTATTCTTTACGTTCCATTCCCAAAGAAACCCGGTGGAAATCACTCTGGTTGCTTCCACAAATTCCCATCGTATTCCAGCGAGCCATACGACAAAGCTGTCAAGGAAACGCGGAAACCTGTTAGTATGTTTGTCAGTGGCGGGCCATCGCGGCGAACCAAGTATACTGCTAGCATAAT